One part of the Vogesella sp. LIG4 genome encodes these proteins:
- a CDS encoding sodium:proton antiporter, translating into MNRLLCCLALLAMPALAQAATLDGASLSLAWGLPFAGILLSIALFPIVAPGIWHHHFGKITAAWTALFLLPFAAGFGAGSTAALVVHALLAEFIPFLVLLFALYTVSGGILVWGTLRGSPALNTGLLALGALLASIMGTTGAAMLLIRPILKANARRRHNVHVVVFFIFLVANIGGGLTPLGDPPLFLGFLKGVDFFWTLRAMALPVLLLVAVLLALFYALDSYYFRKEGPLPHEQAPEALKLYGLRNVPLLLAIIGAVLLSGFWQPGVSFDILGTPLALQNLVRDVLLLLIAAISLRITPRQVRAGNEFNWAPMLEVGKLFAGIFVTIAPVIAILQAGAHGQLAPLVQLVSAADGAPANGMYFWMTGLLSAFLDNAPTYLVFFNLASGDAAQLMGPLAHTLLAISCGAVFMGALSYIGNAPNFMVKAIAEQRGIAMPGFFGYLLWSGAILLPLFLLLGWVFF; encoded by the coding sequence ATGAACCGACTGCTTTGCTGCCTGGCACTGCTGGCCATGCCCGCGCTGGCGCAGGCTGCCACGCTGGATGGCGCCAGCCTGAGCCTGGCCTGGGGGCTGCCGTTTGCCGGCATCCTGCTGTCCATCGCGCTGTTCCCGATTGTTGCGCCCGGCATCTGGCACCATCACTTCGGCAAGATCACCGCCGCCTGGACTGCGCTGTTCCTGCTGCCGTTCGCCGCCGGCTTTGGCGCCGGCAGCACTGCCGCGCTGGTGGTGCATGCGCTACTGGCCGAGTTCATCCCCTTCCTGGTGCTGCTGTTCGCGCTGTACACCGTGTCCGGCGGCATCCTGGTGTGGGGCACGCTGCGCGGCTCGCCGGCGCTGAATACCGGCCTGCTGGCACTGGGCGCGCTGCTGGCGTCGATCATGGGCACCACCGGCGCCGCCATGCTGCTGATCCGCCCCATCCTCAAGGCCAATGCCCGGCGCCGCCACAATGTGCACGTGGTGGTGTTCTTCATCTTCCTGGTGGCCAATATCGGCGGCGGGTTGACGCCGCTGGGCGACCCGCCGCTGTTCCTCGGCTTCCTGAAAGGGGTGGATTTCTTCTGGACCCTGCGCGCCATGGCGCTGCCGGTGCTGCTGCTGGTGGCGGTGCTGCTGGCGCTGTTCTATGCGCTGGACAGCTATTACTTCCGCAAGGAAGGCCCGCTGCCACACGAGCAGGCACCGGAGGCGCTGAAGCTGTACGGGCTGCGCAATGTGCCGCTGCTGCTGGCCATCATCGGCGCAGTGCTGCTGTCCGGCTTCTGGCAGCCGGGCGTGAGCTTCGACATCCTGGGTACGCCGCTGGCGCTACAGAACCTGGTGCGCGATGTGCTGCTGCTGCTGATTGCCGCCATATCGCTGCGCATCACCCCGCGCCAGGTGCGCGCCGGCAACGAGTTCAACTGGGCGCCGATGCTGGAAGTGGGCAAGCTGTTTGCCGGCATCTTCGTCACCATCGCGCCGGTAATCGCCATTCTGCAGGCTGGCGCACACGGCCAGCTGGCGCCGCTGGTACAGCTGGTGAGTGCGGCTGACGGCGCACCGGCCAACGGCATGTACTTCTGGATGACCGGCCTGCTGTCGGCGTTTCTGGATAACGCGCCCACCTACCTGGTGTTCTTCAACCTGGCCTCCGGCGATGCGGCGCAGCTGATGGGCCCGCTGGCGCACACGCTGCTGGCCATTTCCTGCGGGGCGGTGTTCATGGGTGCGCTCAGCTACATAGGCAATGCGCCCAACTTCATGGTGAAGGCCATCGCCGAACAACGCGGCATCGCCATGCCCGGCTTCTTCGGCTACCTGCTGTGGTCCGGGGCGATCCTGCTGCCGCTGTTCCTGCTGCTGGGGTGGGTGTTTTTCTGA
- the mpl gene encoding UDP-N-acetylmuramate:L-alanyl-gamma-D-glutamyl-meso-diaminopimelate ligase produces MHIHILGICGTFMGGIAAIAKAAGHKVTGCDANVYPPMSTQLEAMGIELMQGFGAEQADIGADVFVIGNVVTRGKPLMEEIMNRGLPYISGPQWLAENVLHDKWVLAVAGTHGKTTTTSMLAWILQDAGLEPGFLIGGIPENFGISARLPGAPRQDAASTSPFFVIEADEYDTAFFDKRSKFVHYHPRTAVLNNLEFDHADIFADLAAIETQFHHLVRTVPGNGLIVANGREQSLQRVLERGCWSPVEQFGTAAGWQAGEADADGSFDVLLHGEKLGRVVWDVPGEHNRLNAVAAIAAARHVGVTPALAIEALSRFKSVKRRMEVKGSVRGVTVYDDFAHHPTAITTTIAGLRHKVGRKQRILAVLEPRSNTMKLGTMKAALPGSLADADEVFCYGAANLGWSVDEALAPLGDKAQCFDDIDALVAAIVAEARDGDQVLVMSNGGFGGIHGKLLTALAG; encoded by the coding sequence ATGCATATCCACATTCTCGGCATCTGCGGCACCTTCATGGGCGGCATCGCTGCCATCGCCAAGGCGGCGGGTCACAAGGTGACCGGCTGCGACGCCAACGTCTACCCGCCGATGAGCACCCAGCTGGAAGCCATGGGCATCGAGCTGATGCAGGGCTTTGGCGCCGAACAGGCGGACATCGGCGCCGACGTGTTCGTGATCGGCAACGTGGTGACCCGCGGCAAGCCGCTGATGGAAGAAATCATGAACCGCGGCCTGCCGTACATCTCCGGCCCGCAGTGGCTGGCGGAGAACGTGCTGCACGACAAATGGGTGCTGGCGGTGGCCGGTACCCACGGCAAGACCACCACCACCTCGATGCTGGCGTGGATCCTGCAGGATGCCGGCCTGGAGCCGGGCTTCCTGATCGGCGGCATCCCGGAAAACTTCGGCATCTCCGCGCGCCTGCCGGGCGCGCCGCGCCAGGATGCGGCCAGCACCAGCCCCTTCTTCGTGATCGAGGCCGACGAGTACGACACCGCCTTCTTCGACAAGCGCAGCAAGTTCGTGCACTACCATCCGCGCACCGCGGTGCTGAACAACCTGGAGTTCGACCACGCCGACATCTTTGCCGACCTGGCGGCCATCGAAACCCAGTTCCATCACCTGGTGCGTACCGTGCCGGGCAATGGCCTGATCGTGGCCAACGGCCGCGAGCAGAGCCTGCAGCGCGTGCTGGAGCGCGGCTGCTGGAGCCCGGTGGAGCAGTTCGGAACGGCTGCCGGCTGGCAGGCGGGCGAAGCGGATGCCGACGGCAGCTTCGACGTGCTGCTGCACGGCGAGAAGCTGGGCCGCGTGGTGTGGGACGTGCCGGGCGAGCACAACCGGCTCAACGCCGTGGCGGCCATCGCCGCCGCGCGCCACGTGGGCGTTACCCCGGCGCTGGCCATCGAGGCGCTGTCGCGCTTCAAGAGCGTGAAACGGCGCATGGAGGTGAAGGGCAGTGTGCGCGGCGTCACCGTGTACGACGACTTTGCCCATCACCCCACCGCCATCACCACCACTATTGCCGGCCTGCGCCACAAGGTTGGCCGCAAGCAGCGCATCCTGGCGGTGCTGGAGCCGCGCTCCAACACCATGAAGCTGGGCACCATGAAGGCAGCGCTGCCGGGTTCGCTGGCCGATGCCGACGAGGTGTTCTGCTACGGTGCGGCCAACCTGGGCTGGAGCGTGGACGAGGCGCTGGCGCCGCTGGGCGACAAGGCGCAGTGCTTTGACGATATCGATGCGCTGGTGGCCGCCATCGTGGCCGAGGCGCGCGACGGCGACCAGGTGCTGGTGATGAGTAACGGTGGCTTCGGCGGCATCCACGGCAAGCTGCTGACGGCGCTGGCGGGCTGA
- a CDS encoding sensor domain-containing diguanylate cyclase, with protein MISNMPTPIDQRDSRLRWMDSLITALFLILLWWLVAEILYERASSLNQRQELRQQAWLQQATRSVDTRLDTLKRELQLFGQVDAGLAGQAVSLYPLEGGQLWLLENEQLSQPLGPPQSLSPAARDTLLQLQAQHPDIDKLLLLPASTPDNPDRLQVSMSVCPELKQECSRIITGFVTLTSLLDPELLLPRPYFALLDLQGNRLATRNSAHDNGLLLHTHSEHRSLNTVPLQLSVQFNPREDLRPFMLFALFLVGGAVLLSLLLLLLVVRVNRKLGYAIRHSVEVTQATHLLTLTNNSLRERLLKLVDEQRDQQTLIDTVQVGVLMLDAEQQTLLTVNEAALRMLGYQRQALFRHELEQLFADPAQYRQLLQQLKEQQPVSEREVELITRGEERLWTVLSMRQLLFRERRAIVLSFVDITERLLHAQRLELEKQTTERTLVQLQSTQHELYQRATRDDLTGIANRRHFLSNAGKALEQARREQQPFAVAVLDVDRFKSINDHYGHAVGDSVLRQSAATIVALLPEVALFGRLGGEEFAIALPGFNLLEAHALLDKVRDSLAAQPQLVDEHLLLVTFSAGVAERQLSGDQLSNLLKEADHAMYRAKRNGRNRVESARGDNS; from the coding sequence ATGATCAGCAATATGCCCACACCGATAGACCAGCGCGACTCCCGCCTGCGCTGGATGGATAGCCTGATCACCGCGCTGTTCCTGATCCTGCTGTGGTGGCTGGTGGCCGAGATCCTGTACGAGCGCGCCAGCAGCCTGAACCAGCGCCAGGAGCTGCGCCAGCAGGCCTGGCTGCAGCAGGCCACCCGCTCGGTGGATACCCGGCTGGACACGCTCAAGCGCGAACTGCAGCTGTTCGGCCAGGTGGATGCCGGCCTCGCCGGCCAGGCGGTAAGCCTGTACCCGCTGGAAGGCGGCCAACTGTGGCTGCTGGAAAACGAGCAGCTCAGCCAGCCGCTGGGCCCGCCGCAATCGCTGTCGCCGGCTGCGCGCGATACCTTGCTGCAACTGCAGGCGCAGCACCCGGACATCGACAAGCTGCTGCTGCTGCCGGCCAGCACCCCGGACAACCCGGACCGGCTGCAGGTGAGCATGTCGGTGTGCCCCGAGCTGAAGCAGGAGTGCTCGCGCATCATCACCGGCTTTGTCACCCTCACCTCGCTGCTGGACCCGGAGCTGCTGCTGCCGCGCCCCTATTTCGCCCTGCTGGACTTGCAGGGCAACCGCCTTGCCACCCGCAACAGCGCGCACGACAACGGCCTGCTGCTGCACACCCACAGCGAGCACCGCAGCCTGAACACCGTGCCGCTGCAGCTGTCGGTGCAGTTCAACCCGCGCGAGGACCTGCGGCCCTTCATGCTGTTCGCGCTGTTCCTGGTGGGCGGCGCGGTGCTGCTCAGCCTGCTGTTGCTGTTGCTGGTGGTGCGCGTCAACCGCAAGCTCGGCTATGCCATCCGCCACAGCGTGGAAGTGACCCAGGCCACCCACCTGCTCACCCTCACCAACAACAGCCTGCGCGAGCGCCTGCTGAAGCTGGTGGACGAGCAGCGCGACCAGCAGACGCTGATCGACACCGTGCAGGTGGGCGTGCTGATGCTGGATGCCGAACAGCAAACACTGCTGACCGTGAACGAAGCGGCGCTGCGCATGCTGGGCTACCAGCGCCAGGCGCTGTTCCGCCATGAGCTGGAGCAGCTGTTTGCCGACCCGGCGCAGTACCGGCAACTGCTGCAACAGCTCAAGGAACAGCAGCCGGTAAGCGAGCGCGAGGTAGAGCTGATCACCCGCGGTGAGGAACGGCTGTGGACGGTGCTGTCGATGCGCCAGCTGCTGTTCCGCGAGCGGCGCGCCATCGTGCTGAGCTTCGTCGACATTACCGAACGCCTGCTGCACGCCCAGCGCCTGGAGCTGGAAAAGCAGACCACCGAGCGCACCCTGGTGCAGCTGCAATCCACCCAGCACGAGCTGTACCAGCGCGCCACCCGCGACGACCTGACCGGCATCGCCAACCGCCGCCATTTCCTCAGCAATGCCGGCAAGGCGCTGGAGCAGGCGCGGCGCGAACAGCAGCCGTTTGCGGTGGCGGTGCTGGACGTGGACCGCTTCAAGTCCATCAACGACCACTACGGCCACGCGGTAGGCGACAGCGTGCTGCGCCAGAGCGCCGCCACCATCGTGGCGCTGCTACCGGAGGTGGCGCTGTTCGGCCGCCTGGGTGGCGAGGAATTCGCCATCGCCCTGCCCGGCTTCAACCTGCTGGAAGCGCATGCACTGCTGGACAAGGTGCGCGACAGCCTGGCGGCACAGCCGCAGCTGGTGGACGAGCACCTGCTGCTGGTGACCTTCTCCGCCGGCGTGGCCGAGCGCCAGTTGAGCGGCGACCAGCTGTCCAACCTGCTGAAAGAGGCCGACCACGCCATGTACCGCGCCAAGCGCAACGGCCGCAACCGGGTGGAAAGCGCACGCGGCGACAATTCGTAG
- a CDS encoding PilZ domain-containing protein, which translates to MNLPQLDTASFDAQLPLLLSSADAQQTARALLETRLALAVLAAPGDAGDGSAQLQRLEAKLDLSLELALRARPAPALTLRDCRIGLESLAWWQDSALPVGSQWLLSLQTGLDSAMTLHLPVSIRQCNAQDAGFVLTADWAAVPEAVQQGWERWVFRCHRQQVGKRR; encoded by the coding sequence GTGAACCTGCCCCAGCTCGATACCGCCAGCTTCGATGCGCAGCTGCCCCTGCTGCTGAGCAGCGCCGACGCGCAGCAGACCGCGCGCGCGCTGCTGGAAACCCGGCTGGCGCTGGCCGTCCTCGCCGCCCCCGGCGATGCCGGCGACGGCAGCGCGCAACTGCAGCGGCTGGAGGCCAAGCTCGACCTGTCGCTGGAACTGGCGCTGCGCGCCCGCCCGGCGCCGGCGCTGACGCTGCGCGACTGCCGCATCGGGCTGGAAAGCCTGGCCTGGTGGCAGGACAGCGCGCTGCCGGTGGGCAGCCAGTGGCTGCTGAGCCTGCAGACCGGGCTGGATTCGGCCATGACCCTGCACCTGCCGGTGAGCATCCGCCAGTGCAACGCTCAGGATGCGGGCTTCGTGCTCACCGCCGACTGGGCCGCGGTACCGGAAGCGGTACAGCAGGGCTGGGAGCGCTGGGTGTTCCGCTGCCATCGCCAGCAGGTGGGCAAGCGCCGATGA
- the serB gene encoding phosphoserine phosphatase SerB, whose amino-acid sequence MSANQILVLQSPRLDPTRVTELSILAGAANVPAIHDGVARVSGCNPARREVVLERAAALGVDANFVDPERRFADFGLVVSDMDSTLITIECIDEVADMQGLKPQVAAITERSMRGELDFTQSLRERVALLAGLPEAALAQVYEQRLQLMPGARELLADCREYGVKFMLVSGGFTYFTERLKAELNLDYTAANQLEVVDGKLTGRVLGDIVDGEAKRRLLIAKREELGLRPDQVIAVGDGANDLNMLAEAGVGIAAHAKPVVRAQAAYRLNVCGLDAIRKLFL is encoded by the coding sequence ATGAGCGCCAACCAGATTCTCGTTCTGCAGTCCCCACGCCTCGATCCCACCCGCGTTACCGAACTGTCCATCCTGGCCGGTGCGGCCAACGTGCCCGCCATCCACGACGGCGTAGCCCGCGTGTCCGGCTGTAACCCGGCGCGGCGCGAGGTGGTGCTGGAGCGCGCCGCTGCGCTGGGCGTGGATGCCAACTTTGTCGACCCCGAGCGCCGGTTCGCCGATTTCGGCCTGGTGGTCTCCGACATGGATTCCACGCTGATCACCATCGAGTGCATCGACGAAGTCGCCGACATGCAGGGCCTCAAGCCGCAGGTGGCGGCCATCACCGAACGCTCCATGCGCGGCGAGCTGGACTTCACCCAGTCGCTGCGCGAGCGCGTGGCGCTGCTGGCCGGCCTGCCGGAAGCCGCGCTGGCCCAGGTGTACGAACAGCGCCTGCAACTGATGCCCGGCGCGCGCGAACTGCTGGCCGACTGCCGCGAATACGGCGTGAAGTTCATGCTGGTCTCCGGCGGCTTCACCTACTTTACCGAGCGCCTGAAAGCCGAGCTGAATCTCGACTACACTGCAGCCAACCAGCTGGAAGTGGTCGATGGCAAACTCACCGGCCGCGTGCTGGGCGATATCGTGGACGGCGAAGCCAAGCGCCGGCTGCTGATCGCCAAGCGCGAGGAACTGGGCCTGCGCCCGGATCAGGTGATCGCCGTGGGCGATGGCGCCAACGACCTGAACATGCTGGCCGAGGCCGGCGTGGGCATTGCCGCCCATGCCAAGCCGGTGGTGCGCGCCCAGGCGGCCTATCGCCTGAACGTCTGCGGCCTGGACGCCATTCGCAAACTGTTCCTGTAA
- a CDS encoding DoxX family protein: MLKPAILKPAMLQRIVLCGQRAATMLERWLLPLALLAMRLYLAQVFIKSGLTKLEDWDTTLLLFTEEYHVPLLPPALAAVMGAGGELLLPPLLVAGLFGRFAALGLTVLNLMAVISYWHGLDARALEFHLVWGMMLALLLAGGPGRLALDQLIKQRFG; encoded by the coding sequence ATGCTGAAACCCGCCATCCTGAAACCAGCCATGCTGCAACGCATCGTACTGTGCGGCCAACGTGCCGCCACCATGCTGGAGCGCTGGCTGCTGCCGCTGGCACTGCTGGCCATGCGCCTGTACCTGGCGCAGGTGTTCATCAAGTCCGGGCTGACCAAGCTCGAGGACTGGGACACCACCCTGCTGCTGTTCACCGAGGAATACCACGTGCCGCTGCTGCCCCCGGCGCTGGCGGCGGTGATGGGCGCCGGCGGCGAGCTGCTGCTGCCGCCGCTGCTGGTGGCCGGGCTGTTTGGCCGTTTTGCCGCGCTGGGGCTCACCGTGCTCAACCTCATGGCGGTGATCAGCTACTGGCACGGGCTGGATGCGCGTGCGCTGGAATTCCACCTGGTGTGGGGCATGATGCTGGCCCTGCTGCTGGCCGGCGGCCCCGGCCGGTTGGCGCTGGACCAGCTGATCAAACAACGGTTTGGCTGA
- a CDS encoding DUF2063 domain-containing protein: MSAAAEWQAALLAAIRDPHTPPQPGFPAAALAVYRNNYRVGLMALLEQVYPICRQLLGEEFFEALAREYVRDTPSASGNLHDYGATLADFIAAFPHCAELPYLPDVARLEWALHRGYYAPDAPCIELATLAGMPPQQWGTLRFGPHPACHVLDTRWPLAAIHAWHQPGGERTVVDMQQAQPLLLYRDHVGRMQLTALDAAGYRFASLLLQGKALEAATDAALALNPAFDLQAALLQLLQHGCLSTVEEPSC, encoded by the coding sequence ATGAGCGCCGCCGCAGAGTGGCAGGCGGCGCTGCTGGCCGCCATCCGCGACCCGCACACCCCGCCGCAGCCCGGCTTTCCCGCTGCCGCGCTGGCGGTATACCGCAACAATTACCGCGTGGGGCTGATGGCGCTGCTGGAGCAGGTCTACCCGATCTGCCGGCAGTTGCTGGGCGAGGAATTCTTCGAAGCGCTGGCGCGCGAATACGTGCGCGACACGCCCTCTGCCAGCGGCAACCTGCACGACTACGGCGCCACGCTGGCCGATTTCATCGCCGCCTTCCCGCATTGTGCCGAGCTGCCCTACCTGCCGGATGTAGCGCGGCTGGAGTGGGCGCTGCACCGCGGCTACTACGCGCCGGATGCGCCGTGCATCGAGCTGGCCACGCTGGCCGGCATGCCGCCGCAGCAATGGGGCACGCTGCGCTTTGGCCCCCACCCGGCCTGCCATGTGCTGGATACGCGCTGGCCGCTGGCCGCCATTCACGCCTGGCACCAGCCGGGCGGCGAACGCACCGTGGTGGACATGCAGCAGGCGCAGCCGCTGCTGCTGTACCGCGACCACGTTGGCCGCATGCAGCTGACAGCACTGGATGCCGCCGGCTACCGCTTTGCCAGCCTGCTGTTGCAGGGCAAGGCGCTGGAGGCCGCCACCGACGCGGCCCTGGCACTGAACCCGGCGTTCGACCTGCAGGCGGCGCTGCTGCAATTGCTGCAGCACGGCTGCCTGTCCACCGTGGAGGAACCATCATGCTGA
- a CDS encoding DUF692 domain-containing protein, translated as MYTTLPVCAGIGLRHPHYRQVLSEQPELGWLELHSENFFAGGQPLAMLQTLAERYPLSLHGVGLGLGSAATPDAAHLAALRRLLAAVPAAAVSEHLSCNHDAGGHYANDLLPIAYTSDMLTRVAANVQQVQDAIGRPLLLENLSAYLQYPHNDMSEAEFLAELVRRTGCGLLLDVNNLYVNQQNLGTDVAAFLEALPGDAIAEIHLAGYSTRQFDDGSTLLVDTHSQPVYPAVWALYRQVIARFGPRPTLIEWDIDIPPLDTLQAEAAQAQRILQEHAA; from the coding sequence ATGTACACCACCCTGCCCGTCTGCGCCGGCATCGGCCTGCGCCACCCGCACTACCGCCAGGTGCTGAGCGAACAGCCCGAGCTTGGCTGGCTGGAGCTGCACAGCGAGAACTTCTTTGCCGGCGGCCAGCCGCTGGCCATGCTGCAGACGCTGGCCGAGCGCTACCCGCTGTCGCTGCACGGCGTCGGCCTGGGGCTGGGCTCCGCCGCCACGCCCGATGCCGCACACCTGGCCGCGCTGCGCCGGCTGCTGGCTGCCGTGCCGGCCGCGGCGGTATCCGAGCACCTTTCCTGCAACCACGATGCCGGCGGCCACTACGCCAACGACCTGCTGCCCATCGCCTACACCAGCGACATGCTGACGCGGGTTGCGGCCAACGTACAGCAGGTGCAGGACGCCATCGGCCGCCCGCTGCTGCTGGAAAACCTGTCCGCCTACCTGCAGTACCCGCACAACGACATGAGCGAGGCCGAATTCCTGGCCGAGCTGGTGCGCCGCACCGGCTGCGGCCTGCTGCTCGACGTCAACAACCTCTACGTCAACCAGCAGAACCTGGGCACCGACGTGGCCGCCTTTCTGGAAGCACTGCCCGGCGACGCCATTGCCGAAATCCACCTGGCCGGCTACAGCACGCGACAGTTCGACGACGGCAGCACGCTGCTGGTGGATACCCACAGCCAGCCGGTGTACCCGGCAGTGTGGGCGCTGTACCGCCAGGTGATCGCCCGCTTCGGGCCGCGGCCAACGCTGATCGAATGGGACATCGACATCCCGCCGCTGGATACGCTGCAGGCCGAAGCCGCACAGGCGCAGCGCATCCTGCAGGAGCACGCAGCATGA
- a CDS encoding DUF2282 domain-containing protein produces the protein MSATTRTLIASALTAMVAMSVAAPATAAEKEKCFGVATAGHNDCAASGHSCAGQAKVDKDPMDWKYVAKGSCSQMGGKLDMMQQ, from the coding sequence ATGTCCGCAACTACCCGCACCCTGATCGCATCCGCCCTCACCGCCATGGTAGCCATGAGCGTAGCCGCCCCGGCCACCGCCGCCGAGAAGGAAAAATGCTTTGGCGTGGCCACCGCCGGCCACAACGACTGCGCCGCCTCCGGCCACAGCTGCGCCGGCCAGGCCAAGGTGGACAAAGACCCGATGGACTGGAAATACGTGGCCAAGGGCAGCTGCAGCCAGATGGGCGGCAAACTGGACATGATGCAACAGTAA
- the queE gene encoding 7-carboxy-7-deazaguanine synthase, which produces MYTVKEIFYTLQGEGRQAGRAAVFCRFSGCNLWSGREEDRSKAICQFCDTDFVGTGEDGGKFPTAAELAARIAAEWQGAGGQPYVVFTGGEPLLQLDAALVDAMHAVGFEVAVETNGSLPAPAGIDWICVSPKAGADWVQRSGNELKLVYPQPTLLPSELPADLDFEHRYLQPMDSPLQRQNTREAIAWCMAHPEWRLSVQTHKVVNIR; this is translated from the coding sequence ATGTATACCGTGAAGGAAATCTTCTACACCCTGCAGGGCGAAGGCCGCCAGGCCGGCCGCGCGGCGGTGTTCTGCCGCTTCAGCGGCTGCAACCTGTGGTCCGGCCGCGAGGAAGACCGCAGCAAGGCCATCTGCCAGTTCTGCGATACCGACTTTGTCGGCACCGGAGAGGACGGCGGCAAGTTCCCCACCGCGGCAGAGTTGGCCGCACGCATCGCTGCCGAATGGCAGGGCGCCGGCGGCCAACCCTACGTGGTGTTCACCGGTGGCGAGCCGCTGCTGCAGCTGGATGCGGCGCTGGTGGATGCCATGCATGCGGTGGGCTTCGAAGTGGCGGTGGAAACCAACGGCAGCCTGCCGGCCCCGGCCGGCATCGACTGGATCTGCGTCAGCCCCAAGGCCGGCGCCGACTGGGTGCAGCGCAGCGGCAACGAGCTGAAGCTGGTCTACCCGCAGCCCACGCTGCTGCCGTCGGAACTGCCGGCCGATCTCGATTTCGAGCACCGCTACCTGCAGCCGATGGACAGCCCGCTGCAACGCCAGAACACCCGCGAGGCGATTGCCTGGTGCATGGCGCACCCCGAGTGGCGGCTGTCGGTGCAGACCCACAAGGTGGTAAACATCCGCTGA
- a CDS encoding 6-carboxytetrahydropterin synthase, which yields MYTGHSYLIRLMLQGKLDQVMGWVLDFGDVKERFKPIYRQLDHNPLDKLPDIQGHDAASVAEWVHGQLKGRVPELARIDLMSTPQHGASLTWHGDMRWPLLFGH from the coding sequence ATGTACACCGGCCACAGCTACCTGATCCGCCTGATGCTGCAGGGCAAACTCGACCAGGTGATGGGCTGGGTGCTGGACTTCGGCGACGTGAAAGAGCGCTTCAAGCCCATCTACCGCCAGCTGGACCACAACCCGCTGGACAAGCTGCCGGACATCCAGGGCCACGACGCCGCCAGCGTCGCCGAATGGGTACACGGCCAGCTCAAGGGCCGCGTGCCGGAGCTGGCGCGCATCGACCTGATGAGCACGCCGCAGCACGGCGCCTCGCTGACCTGGCACGGCGACATGCGCTGGCCGCTGCTGTTTGGCCATTAA
- the queC gene encoding 7-cyano-7-deazaguanine synthase QueC, translating into MPNNTRKALVVLSGGQDSTTCLYWALREFGAANVEAVTFDYGQRHRVELDAARKVAAMAGVRQTVLPIDTFAAIGGNALTDDAITPEAGARDDGDAALPNTFVPGRNLVFLSFAAAFAYTRGIEHVVTGVAQTDYSGYPDCRENTLKALELTLRLGMDSRVTLHTPLMFMSKAETVHLAQQVGAMEALAWSHTCYNGEVPPCGHCASCELRAKGFDEAGVIDPLLLRSQGA; encoded by the coding sequence ATGCCAAACAACACCCGTAAAGCCCTGGTCGTGCTCTCTGGCGGCCAGGACTCCACTACCTGCCTGTACTGGGCGCTGCGCGAATTCGGTGCGGCCAACGTAGAAGCCGTTACCTTCGACTACGGCCAGCGCCACCGCGTGGAGCTGGACGCCGCACGCAAGGTGGCCGCCATGGCCGGCGTGCGCCAGACCGTGCTGCCCATCGACACCTTCGCCGCCATCGGCGGCAATGCGCTCACCGACGACGCCATCACCCCGGAAGCCGGGGCTCGCGACGACGGCGATGCCGCGCTGCCCAACACCTTCGTGCCGGGCCGCAACCTGGTATTCCTCAGCTTTGCCGCCGCCTTTGCCTACACCCGCGGCATCGAGCACGTGGTGACCGGCGTGGCGCAGACCGACTACTCCGGCTACCCCGACTGCCGCGAGAACACGCTGAAGGCGCTGGAGCTGACGCTGCGCCTGGGCATGGACAGCCGCGTCACCCTGCACACCCCGCTGATGTTCATGAGCAAGGCAGAAACCGTGCACCTGGCGCAGCAGGTAGGCGCCATGGAAGCGCTGGCCTGGAGCCACACCTGCTACAACGGCGAAGTGCCGCCGTGCGGCCACTGCGCCTCCTGCGAGCTGCGCGCCAAGGGCTTCGACGAAGCCGGCGTGATCGACCCGCTGCTGCTGCGCAGCCAGGGAGCCTGA